A genomic stretch from Nitrobacter winogradskyi Nb-255 includes:
- a CDS encoding DUF3253 domain-containing protein, producing MMTQDSHSIPSLENDILKVLTRDATRTLSAPELAQAIAAEADWRSLLMPIRRAAVAMAQSGRLVIYRKGKPADPLDFRGVYRVGLPRLD from the coding sequence ATGATGACGCAAGATTCGCATTCGATCCCCTCCCTCGAAAACGACATTCTGAAAGTTTTGACGCGCGACGCCACCAGAACGCTGAGCGCGCCGGAGCTTGCACAGGCAATTGCTGCGGAAGCCGACTGGCGCAGCCTGCTGATGCCGATCCGGCGCGCGGCCGTGGCAATGGCTCAATCCGGACGTCTCGTGATCTATCGCAAAGGCAAGCCGGCCGATCCCCTGGACTTTCGCGGCGTATACCGGGTGGGCTTGCCACGACTGGACTGA
- the topA gene encoding type I DNA topoisomerase yields MNIVIVESPAKAKTINKYLGTSYEVLASFGHVRDLPAKNGSVDPDANFQMIWEVDPKAAGRLNDIAKSLKGADKLILATDPDREGEAISWHVLEVLKQKRALKDQKIERVVFNAITKQAVTEAMKSPRQIDGALVDAYMARRALDYLVGFTLSPVLWRKLPGARSAGRVQSVALRLVCDRELEIEKFVPREYWSLVTTLATPRGETFDARLVGADGKKIQRLDIGNGAEAEDFRKAIEAANFTVSTVEAKPARRNPQAPFTTSTLQQEASRKLGFAPAHTMRIAQRLYEGIDVGGETTGLITYMRTDGVQIDGSAITQARKVIGEDYGHAYVPEAPRQYQTKAKNAQEAHEAIRPTDLSRRPSDMKRRLDADQARLYELIWIRTIASQMESAELERTTVDIAARAGARTLELRASGQVVKFDGFLALYQEGRDDEEDEDSRRLPAMSEGEALRRENLSVTQHFTEPPPRFSEASLVKRMEELGIGRPSTYASILQVLKDRGYVKLEKKRLYGEDKGRVVIAFLENFFARYVEYDFTANLEEQLDRISNNEVSWQQVLKDFWDDFIGVVNEIKDVRVSEVLDVLDNMLGPHIYAPREDGGDPRQCPTCGTGRLNLKAGKFGAFVGCSNYPECRHTRPLAADGEAGGDRVLGKDPESGLDVAVKSGRFGPYIQLGEASDYGEGEKPKRAGIPKNTSPADIELDLAVKLLSLPREIGKHPETGEPITAGIGRFGPFVRHEKTYASLEAGDEVFDIGLNRAVTLIAEKVAKGPSRRFGADPGKPLGDHPTLGPVAVKSGRYGAYVTAGGVNATIPSDKTQDTITLPEAIALIDERAAKGGGKPKRAAKKAKPAQTEKAGKDGAATKKPAKKAASKQASTKPKSEAVSKARGSIAAAKAPPNTVKAPTKKSAGKNG; encoded by the coding sequence ATGAATATCGTCATTGTTGAGTCGCCTGCGAAGGCCAAGACGATCAACAAGTATCTGGGAACTTCCTATGAAGTGCTAGCGTCTTTCGGTCACGTTCGCGACCTGCCGGCCAAAAATGGATCCGTCGATCCCGACGCCAATTTTCAGATGATCTGGGAGGTCGATCCGAAGGCCGCCGGCCGGCTCAATGACATCGCCAAATCGCTCAAGGGAGCCGACAAGCTCATCCTCGCCACCGACCCCGATCGCGAGGGCGAAGCGATCTCCTGGCATGTGCTCGAAGTGCTCAAGCAGAAGCGCGCGCTGAAGGACCAGAAGATCGAACGCGTGGTCTTCAACGCCATCACCAAGCAAGCCGTTACCGAAGCCATGAAGAGCCCGCGCCAGATCGACGGCGCGCTGGTCGATGCCTATATGGCGCGCCGCGCGCTCGACTATCTGGTCGGGTTTACCCTTTCCCCGGTGCTGTGGCGCAAGCTGCCCGGCGCACGATCGGCCGGCCGCGTCCAGTCGGTCGCCCTGCGCCTGGTCTGCGACCGGGAGCTTGAGATCGAGAAGTTCGTCCCGCGCGAATACTGGTCACTGGTCACGACGCTCGCCACCCCTCGTGGCGAAACCTTCGATGCGCGGCTGGTCGGGGCCGACGGCAAGAAGATCCAGCGGCTCGACATCGGAAACGGCGCCGAGGCTGAGGATTTCCGGAAGGCGATCGAGGCGGCGAACTTCACGGTATCGACGGTCGAGGCCAAACCGGCGCGACGCAATCCCCAGGCGCCGTTCACCACGTCGACGCTACAGCAGGAGGCCAGCCGCAAGCTCGGCTTCGCGCCTGCGCACACGATGCGGATCGCACAACGTCTTTACGAGGGCATAGACGTCGGCGGCGAAACCACGGGCCTCATCACCTATATGCGAACGGACGGCGTGCAGATCGACGGCTCGGCGATCACGCAGGCACGCAAGGTCATCGGCGAGGATTATGGCCACGCCTACGTGCCGGAGGCGCCTCGCCAGTACCAGACCAAGGCCAAGAACGCTCAGGAGGCGCACGAGGCCATCCGGCCGACCGACCTGTCGCGCCGGCCCTCGGACATGAAGCGCCGCCTCGATGCCGATCAGGCCAGACTTTATGAACTGATCTGGATCCGGACCATCGCCAGCCAGATGGAATCAGCGGAGCTGGAACGCACCACCGTCGATATCGCGGCGCGGGCCGGTGCGCGCACGCTGGAGTTGCGTGCCAGTGGCCAGGTCGTCAAGTTCGACGGTTTCCTGGCGCTTTATCAGGAAGGCCGCGACGATGAGGAAGACGAGGACAGCCGCCGCCTTCCGGCCATGAGCGAAGGCGAAGCGTTGAGGCGCGAGAACCTCAGCGTCACCCAGCATTTCACGGAGCCGCCGCCGCGCTTTTCGGAAGCCTCGCTGGTCAAGCGCATGGAGGAGCTCGGCATCGGCCGGCCCTCGACCTACGCCTCGATCCTGCAGGTGCTCAAGGATCGCGGCTACGTCAAACTCGAAAAGAAGCGGCTCTATGGCGAAGACAAGGGCCGCGTCGTCATTGCATTCCTGGAGAACTTCTTCGCGCGTTACGTCGAATACGACTTCACCGCCAATCTCGAAGAGCAGCTCGACCGTATTTCGAACAACGAAGTGTCATGGCAGCAGGTCCTGAAGGATTTCTGGGACGACTTCATCGGCGTGGTCAATGAAATCAAGGATGTCCGCGTATCCGAGGTGCTCGACGTGCTCGACAACATGCTCGGGCCGCACATCTATGCGCCGCGCGAGGATGGCGGCGATCCGCGCCAGTGCCCCACCTGCGGAACCGGAAGACTGAATCTCAAGGCCGGGAAATTCGGCGCCTTCGTCGGCTGCTCAAACTATCCGGAGTGCCGCCATACCCGTCCCCTCGCCGCTGACGGCGAGGCCGGCGGCGACCGCGTTCTCGGCAAGGATCCGGAGAGCGGTCTCGATGTCGCGGTGAAATCCGGCCGCTTCGGACCTTACATCCAGCTCGGTGAGGCCAGCGATTACGGCGAAGGCGAAAAGCCGAAACGCGCGGGCATCCCGAAAAACACGTCACCCGCCGACATCGAGTTGGATCTTGCGGTGAAGCTGCTGTCGCTTCCGCGCGAGATCGGCAAGCATCCGGAGACCGGCGAGCCGATCACGGCGGGGATCGGCCGCTTCGGCCCGTTCGTCCGGCATGAAAAAACCTATGCCAGTCTCGAAGCCGGCGACGAGGTGTTCGACATCGGCCTCAACCGCGCGGTGACGCTGATCGCGGAGAAGGTCGCCAAGGGGCCGAGCCGGCGCTTTGGCGCCGATCCGGGCAAGCCTCTCGGCGACCACCCGACGCTCGGCCCGGTCGCGGTGAAGAGCGGCCGTTACGGGGCGTATGTCACCGCAGGCGGCGTCAACGCCACGATTCCGAGCGACAAGACGCAGGACACCATTACGCTGCCGGAAGCCATCGCGCTGATCGACGAGCGCGCCGCCAAGGGCGGCGGCAAGCCGAAACGCGCGGCGAAGAAAGCCAAGCCCGCGCAAACCGAAAAGGCCGGCAAGGACGGCGCGGCGACAAAAAAGCCGGCCAAGAAAGCAGCTTCGAAACAGGCTTCCACGAAGCCGAAGTCTGAGGCCGTGAGCAAGGCGCGTGGCTCGATCGCCGCGGCCAAAGCGCCGCCCAATACAGTGAAAGCGCCTACAAAAAAGAGCGCGGGCAAGAACGGCTGA
- a CDS encoding glutathione S-transferase family protein codes for MTLTLVIGNKNYSSWSMRPWLALRAGGIAFKEKLIPLYTGPADKQRILDINPAGKVPALIDGRVIVWDSLAIIEYAAERFPEAGLWPADPASRAHARSISAEMHSGFSALRRECGMNLHRPISPKTLSDSARADIARIQELWTYCRRRSERDGPFLFGSFTAADAMYAPVIHRFRTYAIEVTTQVQEYMNAMMEQPAFREWTGQGLAETMVIERFETD; via the coding sequence ATGACGCTGACGCTCGTGATCGGAAACAAGAACTATTCGTCGTGGTCGATGCGGCCCTGGCTGGCGCTCAGGGCGGGCGGCATCGCCTTCAAGGAAAAATTGATTCCGCTCTACACCGGCCCGGCCGACAAGCAGCGCATCCTCGATATAAACCCCGCCGGCAAGGTCCCGGCGTTGATCGATGGCAGGGTGATCGTCTGGGATTCGCTCGCGATCATCGAATATGCCGCTGAACGGTTTCCAGAGGCAGGCTTGTGGCCGGCAGACCCGGCGAGCCGCGCGCATGCGCGCTCGATTTCGGCCGAAATGCATTCCGGCTTTTCAGCGCTCCGCCGCGAATGCGGGATGAACCTGCATCGGCCGATCAGCCCAAAGACGCTTTCCGACAGCGCCCGAGCCGACATCGCTCGCATTCAGGAGCTATGGACTTATTGCCGCCGACGATCCGAAAGGGACGGGCCGTTCCTGTTCGGATCTTTCACCGCGGCCGATGCCATGTATGCGCCGGTGATCCATCGCTTCCGCACCTATGCGATCGAAGTGACAACCCAGGTGCAGGAATACATGAATGCGATGATGGAGCAGCCTGCCTTTCGCGAGTGGACCGGGCAGGGGCTCGCGGAAACCATGGTGATCGAGAGATTCGAAACCGACTGA
- the panC gene encoding pantoate--beta-alanine ligase, whose protein sequence is MPPAPAIVRTLPSLRRALERLRARRGTIALVPTMGALHEGHLALVRQAKRRASRVIVSIFVNPTQFAPHEDFGSYPRTWKADLAKLAEAKTDLIWRPDVSTMYPRDFATRISTEGPAIARLEDHFRPHFFGGVTTVVGKLFIQCRPDVALFGQKDYQQLKVVTRMVADLDLGVKIVGVPIVREPDGLAMSSRNVYLSNEQRARAPTLYRTLKDAAGRLRNGDHLEAVMADGARTIEDTGFSLDYFEARHAETLSPVGSLKDGPVRLLVAAKIGDTRLIDNLGV, encoded by the coding sequence ATGCCGCCCGCTCCCGCTATCGTTCGCACCCTGCCATCGCTACGCCGCGCCCTGGAGCGCCTGCGGGCGCGGCGAGGCACCATCGCGCTGGTGCCGACCATGGGCGCACTTCACGAAGGACATCTGGCGCTGGTGCGTCAGGCAAAGAGGCGCGCATCGAGGGTTATCGTCTCGATTTTCGTCAACCCCACCCAGTTTGCGCCGCATGAAGACTTCGGATCCTACCCGCGAACCTGGAAGGCCGATCTGGCCAAACTCGCCGAGGCGAAGACCGACCTGATATGGCGTCCCGACGTCAGCACGATGTATCCGCGGGACTTCGCGACCCGGATATCGACTGAAGGACCGGCCATCGCGAGGCTTGAAGATCATTTCCGCCCGCACTTTTTCGGCGGCGTCACGACCGTGGTCGGCAAGCTGTTCATCCAGTGCCGGCCTGATGTCGCATTGTTTGGCCAGAAGGATTATCAGCAACTCAAGGTCGTGACGCGAATGGTGGCCGATCTCGATCTCGGCGTGAAGATCGTTGGTGTCCCCATCGTGCGCGAACCCGACGGGCTCGCGATGTCGTCACGCAACGTCTACCTGTCGAACGAGCAGCGCGCTCGCGCGCCGACGCTTTATCGCACCCTGAAGGACGCGGCTGGGCGTTTGCGGAACGGGGATCATCTCGAAGCCGTCATGGCGGATGGCGCGAGGACGATCGAGGACACTGGCTTCTCGCTGGATTATTTCGAGGCCCGCCACGCCGAAACGCTGTCACCGGTCGGCTCGTTAAAGGATGGCCCGGTCAGGCTCCTGGTCGCAGCTAAGATCGGGGATACCCGCCTGATCGACAACCTCGGCGTTTAA
- a CDS encoding DUF1489 family protein: MIHSTAAADRHLHLIKLAVGCESVKELRDWIAERMKQATLEGLPRHHIHITRMTPKRGEELLAGGSLYWVIRGEIAAREKLIGIEPFRDGDGIGRCRLVMQPKVVAVRPRPMRPFQGWRYLSLADAPPDLGSNAASVAEMPEPLRRELRDLGLL; encoded by the coding sequence ATGATCCACTCGACGGCCGCCGCCGACAGGCACCTCCACCTAATCAAACTCGCCGTGGGCTGCGAATCCGTAAAGGAACTCAGGGATTGGATCGCCGAACGTATGAAGCAGGCGACGCTAGAAGGCTTGCCGCGCCATCATATTCACATCACCCGGATGACACCGAAACGCGGCGAGGAGTTGCTCGCGGGTGGCTCGCTTTATTGGGTCATAAGGGGTGAAATTGCGGCCCGTGAGAAGCTGATCGGCATCGAGCCCTTCCGCGACGGCGACGGTATTGGTCGGTGCCGTCTGGTCATGCAGCCGAAGGTGGTCGCCGTCAGGCCGCGCCCGATGCGCCCCTTTCAAGGGTGGCGTTACCTGTCCCTCGCCGATGCTCCTCCCGACCTCGGAAGCAACGCCGCGAGCGTCGCAGAGATGCCCGAGCCGCTGCGCCGCGAGTTGCGCGATCTGGGGTTGCTGTAA
- a CDS encoding polysaccharide deacetylase family protein: MARISKAARRRIQRILGLGLLAATLEFTALPALAGDCPGNPDALGTSRTLVVDPREHPRIGTMQYQETLPLRDHEVVLTFDDGPLPPHSLRVLDILARECVKATFFTVGRMARDYPQHLRRVLAAGHSIGTHSQNHPLGMNRMPIERARQEIDDGIASATAALGDEAALAPFMRIPGLRRAQGIEDYLASRNIQLWSADFPADDWRPISAERVYQLAISRIEAKGKGILLLHDIQARTVTALPRILRTLKERGYRIVHVVPARANRPKTATEPHDWRMHPAPAIVATASPSPAVQATGPVDAGSLPAPAIPDSQLNQGQLVLLPEVLDRSQRFARGFLPLLLRDWAFWRRPSPLAAYDRLSVPRQNFFTIQEKPPGPLAAAPLPQQARPPVGSGHPIEGNEQSMPLDASAAKRTIPGSAPALRSTFR; encoded by the coding sequence ATGGCACGGATATCAAAAGCAGCCCGGCGGCGGATCCAGCGGATTCTTGGGCTCGGCCTGCTCGCCGCCACCCTCGAATTCACGGCGCTTCCCGCTTTGGCCGGCGATTGTCCGGGCAATCCCGATGCTCTCGGAACGTCCCGGACATTGGTCGTGGACCCTCGGGAGCACCCCCGTATCGGCACCATGCAGTATCAGGAAACATTGCCGCTTCGCGATCATGAGGTGGTGCTGACCTTCGACGACGGGCCGCTGCCGCCCCACAGCCTCCGGGTTCTCGATATCCTCGCCCGTGAATGCGTGAAGGCGACTTTCTTCACGGTTGGGCGGATGGCCCGCGACTACCCGCAGCATCTGCGCCGAGTGCTCGCGGCGGGACATTCCATCGGCACCCATTCGCAGAATCATCCGCTTGGCATGAACCGGATGCCGATCGAGCGAGCCCGGCAGGAAATCGACGACGGGATCGCTTCCGCGACCGCCGCGCTGGGCGACGAGGCAGCTCTCGCACCGTTCATGCGCATTCCCGGCCTGAGGCGCGCGCAAGGGATCGAGGATTATCTGGCCTCAAGAAACATTCAGCTCTGGAGCGCCGATTTCCCGGCTGACGACTGGCGGCCTATTTCAGCTGAGCGCGTCTATCAACTCGCGATCAGCCGGATCGAAGCCAAGGGCAAAGGTATTTTGCTGTTGCATGATATCCAGGCCCGGACAGTGACTGCGCTGCCCAGGATTCTCCGCACCCTGAAGGAGCGCGGCTACCGCATTGTTCACGTGGTGCCGGCGAGGGCGAACCGGCCGAAGACGGCCACCGAGCCGCATGATTGGCGGATGCATCCTGCGCCGGCGATCGTCGCGACCGCCTCACCATCGCCCGCGGTACAAGCTACCGGCCCTGTGGACGCCGGCTCCCTCCCCGCTCCCGCAATCCCGGACTCGCAACTGAACCAGGGACAGCTTGTTCTTCTGCCGGAGGTTCTCGACCGATCTCAGCGCTTCGCTCGCGGCTTCCTACCGTTGTTACTGCGCGACTGGGCCTTCTGGCGGCGCCCTTCGCCGCTCGCCGCCTATGACCGGCTTTCCGTCCCCCGACAGAATTTTTTCACTATTCAGGAAAAACCCCCAGGGCCGCTGGCGGCTGCTCCTCTCCCGCAGCAAGCCCGGCCACCGGTCGGAAGCGGTCATCCCATCGAGGGTAATGAGCAATCGATGCCGCTCGACGCAAGCGCCGCGAAGCGCACCATTCCCGGAAGCGCACCAGCGTTGCGATCCACTTTTCGTTGA
- a CDS encoding YdcF family protein, with product MFFLLSKVVGFIVLPSNAIALICGLGLCLSLSRWRRAGVGLLMAGIAALLIFGYSPLGNVLLLTLSERFPAWQHDGRDPDGIIVLGGAVDADISVSRGAVETNASAERVIAALELARRFPKARIVYSGGAGNLIAGLRAEAPVMGRLFEQFGIPRERIVLETRSRTTDENARFTRELVKPESGERWLLVTSAYHMPRSVGVFRKAGFDVEPYPVDWRTRGWIDAWMPFDKLSAGLARADTAAHEWVGLLVYRMTGRSDAFFPGSR from the coding sequence ATGTTCTTCCTGCTTTCCAAGGTTGTCGGATTTATCGTCCTGCCGTCGAACGCGATCGCGCTCATATGCGGTCTCGGTCTCTGCCTGAGTCTGTCGAGATGGCGGCGCGCCGGCGTCGGGTTACTGATGGCGGGGATCGCCGCGCTCCTGATCTTCGGCTATTCGCCACTCGGCAACGTGTTGCTGTTGACGCTATCAGAGCGTTTTCCGGCATGGCAACACGACGGGCGCGATCCGGATGGCATCATTGTTCTGGGTGGCGCTGTTGACGCGGACATATCGGTTTCCCGCGGAGCCGTCGAAACCAATGCGTCGGCGGAAAGGGTAATCGCGGCGCTAGAACTGGCGCGGCGATTTCCGAAGGCTCGTATCGTTTACAGTGGAGGCGCCGGAAACCTGATTGCCGGCTTGCGCGCCGAAGCACCGGTGATGGGACGGCTGTTCGAGCAATTTGGCATCCCGCGCGAGCGTATCGTTCTCGAAACCCGTTCCCGCACGACCGATGAGAACGCGCGTTTTACCCGCGAACTGGTGAAGCCTGAATCCGGCGAGCGCTGGTTGCTGGTAACGTCAGCCTATCACATGCCGCGATCGGTCGGCGTATTCCGCAAGGCTGGCTTCGATGTCGAACCTTATCCGGTCGATTGGCGCACGCGGGGCTGGATCGATGCGTGGATGCCCTTTGACAAGTTGTCGGCAGGTCTCGCCCGCGCCGATACGGCCGCCCACGAATGGGTCGGACTGCTGGTTTACAGGATGACCGGCCGCAGCGACGCGTTCTTTCCGGGATCGCGGTGA
- a CDS encoding helix-turn-helix domain-containing protein, with translation MQRLRLKADGRIVEIRDGKEFPLSPSMHVAGAASDDAGPSSVPEVRSLRRRARLTQVEFAARLGVPVETIRNWEQGKRIPRGPARALLAVVAHAPETVFAALDGRE, from the coding sequence ATGCAGCGATTGCGTTTGAAAGCAGACGGACGGATCGTGGAAATCCGCGATGGGAAAGAGTTTCCGCTATCACCCTCCATGCACGTCGCGGGCGCAGCTTCCGATGATGCTGGACCGAGCTCGGTGCCTGAGGTCAGAAGCCTGCGGCGGCGGGCGCGGTTGACCCAGGTCGAGTTCGCGGCGCGGCTGGGCGTTCCCGTTGAAACCATCCGCAACTGGGAGCAGGGCAAGCGGATTCCGCGCGGACCCGCGCGCGCGCTCCTTGCGGTCGTTGCCCATGCGCCCGAAACCGTGTTCGCCGCCCTCGATGGTCGCGAATAG